The following are from one region of the Ictalurus furcatus strain D&B chromosome 11, Billie_1.0, whole genome shotgun sequence genome:
- the insl5a gene encoding insulin-like 5a, translating to MRASYRLPLVPLLLLWAVCSVVQVQAEVNSVKLCGREFIRAVVYTCGGSRWRRLLTPENDVFSLAEQSNAEELSESTGSDLSTRDLNPMMTNMCCQVGCRKSDLSLLC from the exons ATGAGAGCAAGTTATCGACTTCCTCTGGTGCCCTTGTTGCTGCTGTGGGCTGTTTGCAGCGTGGTGCAGGTGCAGGCAGAGGTCAATTCGGTCAAGCTCTGTGGCCGCGAGTTCATCCGGGCCGTGGTCTACACCTGTGGAGGCTCCAGGTGGAGAAGGCTGCTTACACCAGAAAACGATG TGTTTTCTCTTGCAGAGCAGAGCAATGCTGAGGAGCTGAGTGAGAGCACAGGGTCCGACTTGTCAACACGAGACCTGAACCCCATGATGACCAACATGTGCTGTCAGGTGGGCTGCCGAAAGAGTGACCTGTCTCTTCTGTGCTGA